In Spirosoma aureum, a single genomic region encodes these proteins:
- a CDS encoding chromate transporter yields the protein MAQSAILEAELAPYFTTKAPFQFPINFREGFVKYWPIVTLVLLVLALPAILAFLGLGTFLVPVSYAGGFGAGLGYTISMIFSLAGLVLGILALPGLFNRKRSGWVFSYYAQLIGIVSSVVVFNLVGLLFGLLFLMLLFQVRDYYN from the coding sequence ATGGCTCAATCTGCCATACTCGAAGCCGAACTAGCTCCCTATTTTACAACGAAGGCACCTTTTCAATTCCCGATCAATTTTCGGGAAGGATTTGTTAAGTACTGGCCTATTGTCACCCTGGTGTTATTGGTTTTAGCGTTACCCGCCATCCTTGCTTTTCTGGGTTTAGGTACCTTTTTAGTGCCGGTCTCCTATGCAGGTGGGTTTGGTGCTGGCCTGGGTTATACGATTTCCATGATATTTTCGCTGGCGGGTTTAGTACTTGGCATACTGGCCTTACCGGGTCTGTTCAATCGGAAACGGTCGGGGTGGGTATTCAGCTACTATGCTCAGTTAATCGGTATTGTGAGCAGCGTGGTCGTATTTAATCTGGTGGGACTGCTCTTTGGCCTGTTATTCCTGATGTTGCTGTTTCAGGTTCGCGATTACTACAATTGA
- a CDS encoding QcrA and Rieske domain-containing protein, with protein sequence MQNTLPTMDRHEFFRLVGTSVGVILLTRCSAGCSKGDAGEPAADPDQLVDLILNLNDKVNENLKVKGGYVVIKNVIVAQTKDGKFLAVSSKCTHQGTELVYKSAENQFYCPLHLSRFDTTGKVVIGPATLPLKQYQVADLANGNLRIHT encoded by the coding sequence ATGCAAAACACCTTACCCACAATGGACCGACATGAGTTTTTTCGATTAGTCGGTACCAGCGTTGGTGTGATCCTGCTAACGCGTTGCAGCGCGGGCTGCTCGAAGGGCGATGCGGGTGAACCGGCGGCTGATCCTGACCAACTGGTTGATCTGATCCTGAATCTGAATGATAAGGTCAATGAAAATCTGAAAGTAAAAGGGGGGTATGTCGTTATTAAAAATGTGATCGTAGCCCAGACAAAAGACGGCAAATTCCTCGCTGTATCGTCTAAATGCACCCATCAGGGAACAGAGTTAGTCTATAAATCGGCTGAAAATCAGTTCTATTGCCCGCTTCACCTGTCGCGGTTTGATACTACGGGTAAAGTAGTAATAGGGCCGGCTACGCTACCCTTAAAGCAGTACCAGGTTGCCGATCTTGCCAATGGAAACCTTCGCATTCACACCTAA
- a CDS encoding purple acid phosphatase family protein translates to MKHSLRITQLVPICTLVCWLFTTANAQTEGTLVRGPYLQKATPTSITFRWRSNPASIGVVRYGASAGKLTKTTSETESRTDHEITLTGLTPNTKYYYSVGTATASLQGSDQNYFYTFPTEGTAKKTRIWSLGDFGNHSARQFNVKNAFKNYVQSIGDPYIDLWLWLGDNAYNRGQDSEYQANVFSSDTGYSNDRFMKQTPIFATPGNHDYAGNNNLRVSLDIPYYQVVSHPTNAEAGGVPSSSESYYSFNYGNIHFVSLDSDRYDDSTFKASNLRFGEGSPQLAWLKRDLTAAQNNANITWVIAYWHHPPYTKGTHDSDTEKQLRDVRMNLLPVLEQFNVDLVMCGHSHVYERSGLLKGHYGDELTFDASQHSTASAKADLSSGSNTTDKKSVFVKNRKATTNEGTIYVVNGDGGAGGGHIKTGTAQWPHNAMDISYDGTGGSMYIEVDGDKLVAKMIAGDGSIQDQFTISKEASRSRPK, encoded by the coding sequence ATGAAACACTCATTACGAATAACTCAATTAGTCCCGATCTGTACGTTAGTTTGTTGGCTTTTCACTACGGCCAACGCGCAAACCGAAGGTACTTTAGTGCGTGGACCATACCTGCAAAAAGCAACGCCAACCAGTATAACATTCCGGTGGCGCTCTAACCCGGCATCGATCGGTGTTGTCCGATACGGTGCTTCGGCTGGAAAGCTAACCAAAACGACCAGCGAAACAGAGAGTCGCACAGATCACGAAATCACGCTCACCGGCTTAACCCCAAATACGAAATATTATTATTCGGTTGGCACCGCAACTGCCTCATTACAAGGCAGCGATCAGAATTATTTTTATACGTTCCCGACCGAAGGAACGGCCAAGAAAACGCGGATCTGGTCATTGGGTGATTTTGGCAATCACTCGGCGCGGCAATTCAATGTAAAAAATGCTTTTAAAAATTATGTACAGAGCATAGGCGATCCCTACATCGACCTTTGGCTCTGGCTGGGCGACAATGCCTATAACCGGGGGCAGGATTCAGAATATCAGGCCAATGTATTCAGTTCCGATACGGGTTATAGCAACGATCGGTTCATGAAGCAAACGCCTATTTTTGCAACGCCCGGCAACCATGATTACGCCGGTAATAACAACTTGCGGGTTAGCCTTGACATTCCTTATTATCAGGTAGTTTCGCATCCAACCAACGCCGAAGCTGGAGGAGTTCCGTCTAGCTCAGAGTCCTATTACTCCTTTAATTACGGTAACATCCACTTCGTTAGTCTGGACTCTGACCGTTATGACGACAGTACGTTCAAAGCCTCGAATCTGCGATTTGGCGAAGGCAGCCCACAACTTGCGTGGCTCAAACGGGACTTGACAGCCGCCCAAAACAATGCCAATATTACCTGGGTCATTGCCTATTGGCATCATCCGCCTTATACCAAAGGAACGCACGACTCAGACACGGAGAAACAGCTTCGGGATGTTCGCATGAATTTACTGCCCGTTCTGGAGCAGTTTAATGTTGATCTGGTAATGTGTGGCCATAGCCACGTCTATGAACGGTCTGGACTACTCAAGGGGCATTACGGCGATGAACTTACCTTTGATGCCAGTCAGCATAGTACGGCCAGCGCAAAAGCAGATTTAAGTTCGGGCTCAAATACAACAGATAAAAAATCGGTTTTCGTTAAAAACCGTAAAGCTACTACCAATGAAGGAACCATTTATGTGGTGAACGGAGACGGTGGCGCAGGTGGAGGTCACATAAAAACGGGCACTGCCCAGTGGCCTCACAATGCCATGGACATTTCGTACGATGGCACAGGCGGGTCGATGTATATCGAAGTTGATGGCGATAAACTGGTCGCAAAAATGATTGCCGGTGATGGTTCGATTCAGGATCAGTTCACTATCAGTAAAGAAGCAAGCCGTTCACGGCCTAAATAG
- a CDS encoding ABC transporter ATP-binding protein: MNILETHHIVKQYAEHRALDDVSLTVPQGCIFGLLGPNGAGKTSLIRIINQITAPDSGEVILGGERLKPDHIRRIGYLPEERGLYKKMKVGEQLLYLAQLKGLSEKEAMEKLKIWFIKFDIKTWWNKQIQDLSKGMQQKVQFVATVMHEPDLIILDEPFSGFDPINANLIKDEILELRDKGKTIIFSTHRMESVEELCDNIALINRSHKVLDGSKRAIKEQFKTHTYHVEYQGTLGDLPPAFDVLHTWPVEGDFLRADIRIPPDAAVNDLIRHLLDRVAVRSFGENIPSMNDIFIQAVGEANE; this comes from the coding sequence ATGAATATTCTCGAAACCCATCACATTGTTAAGCAATATGCCGAACATCGGGCTTTAGACGACGTGAGTCTGACCGTTCCACAAGGATGTATTTTTGGCCTGCTTGGGCCAAATGGTGCAGGCAAAACATCACTTATCCGGATTATCAATCAGATTACAGCCCCCGACTCCGGCGAAGTTATTTTGGGAGGAGAACGGCTGAAGCCTGATCATATTCGGCGGATTGGTTATTTGCCCGAAGAACGCGGCCTCTACAAAAAAATGAAGGTCGGCGAACAATTGCTTTATCTGGCTCAGCTCAAAGGGCTCAGCGAGAAGGAAGCCATGGAGAAACTGAAGATCTGGTTCATCAAGTTTGATATCAAAACCTGGTGGAACAAACAAATACAGGACCTCTCCAAAGGGATGCAGCAAAAGGTTCAGTTTGTGGCAACGGTTATGCACGAACCCGACCTGATCATTCTCGATGAACCATTTTCCGGGTTCGATCCGATCAATGCCAATCTGATTAAAGACGAAATTCTGGAGTTACGGGATAAGGGCAAAACGATTATTTTCTCCACCCACCGCATGGAGTCCGTTGAAGAACTCTGCGATAATATTGCCTTAATCAACCGGTCGCATAAGGTGCTGGATGGGTCAAAGCGAGCGATCAAGGAGCAATTTAAAACCCATACCTACCACGTCGAATACCAGGGCACGCTTGGCGATCTGCCTCCCGCTTTTGACGTTCTGCACACCTGGCCCGTCGAAGGTGACTTTCTTCGCGCTGACATTCGGATTCCGCCCGATGCGGCCGTTAATGACCTTATTCGCCACCTGCTCGATCGCGTAGCGGTTCGATCATTCGGCGAGAATATTCCCAGTATGAACGACATTTTTATTCAGGCTGTAGGCGAAGCAAATGAGTGA
- a CDS encoding DUF2452 domain-containing protein → MEEAKVIVNPISPDKVAEAPGLLEYAHTVGGAIIRPEDKGKITGRAVAAMREQTDMQLSQLYKQMQLLAEQATAIRHRVEISERIYAAQMSFEPVVGHTYHFYQRKNGTDLLSMVGPTEWGRKFPFERCLATVRMMADHTWDVQYHEVSFEE, encoded by the coding sequence ATGGAAGAAGCAAAAGTAATTGTCAATCCGATCTCTCCAGATAAAGTTGCTGAAGCACCCGGACTTCTGGAGTATGCACACACGGTTGGCGGAGCCATAATCCGCCCCGAAGACAAAGGTAAAATTACAGGCCGAGCCGTAGCGGCCATGCGCGAACAAACTGACATGCAGTTAAGTCAGCTTTACAAGCAGATGCAGCTACTGGCAGAACAGGCCACCGCCATCAGGCATCGCGTTGAAATATCGGAACGGATTTACGCAGCTCAAATGAGCTTCGAACCGGTTGTTGGGCATACCTATCACTTCTATCAACGTAAAAACGGAACCGATCTGTTGTCTATGGTTGGTCCAACCGAATGGGGACGCAAGTTTCCGTTCGAACGCTGCCTGGCCACTGTCCGCATGATGGCGGATCATACGTGGGATGTGCAGTATCATGAGGTCTCATTCGAGGAGTAA
- a CDS encoding dicarboxylate/amino acid:cation symporter, with protein MKLPNLTTRIFLGMVLGILIGYFFPDTDSGFSGTDLNILSKIFLRLIKMIIGPLVFATLVVGIAKLGDFGTVGRIGLKTLAYFYFATILSLVVGLLVVNIMKPGEVMSLPLPAKGTDTGVEVKKLTFDNFIEHIVPTSFIDAMATNEILQIVVFSIFFGIAVGSVGAQGKIIIKALDALSHIMFKVTSYVMSFAPFGVLGAIAAVVAKQGLGILTGYVYLILCFFGGLAFFVFVVLAVICLVVRIPYIALLKEVRSAIILSFSTASSEASFPQTIEALRRFGCSERIISFVLPLGYSFNLDGSMLYMTFATAFIAQAYHVPLSLEQQITMMLTLMITSKGIAGVPRASLVVIAGTMSLFNLPIEGLALLLGIDQVLDMGRSATSVAGNAVATCVISKWEGEFRTQPVESEEITA; from the coding sequence ATGAAACTTCCCAATCTGACTACTCGTATTTTTCTGGGCATGGTGCTCGGCATCCTGATCGGTTATTTTTTCCCAGATACCGATTCCGGATTTTCGGGAACTGATCTGAACATCCTGTCAAAGATTTTCCTCCGGCTCATCAAAATGATTATTGGGCCGCTGGTGTTCGCTACGCTGGTGGTTGGGATTGCTAAACTTGGCGATTTTGGTACCGTAGGGCGTATTGGTCTTAAAACATTAGCCTACTTCTATTTTGCTACGATTTTATCGCTGGTAGTTGGTTTACTGGTTGTAAATATCATGAAGCCGGGCGAAGTCATGAGTTTACCTTTGCCTGCAAAAGGAACCGATACGGGTGTTGAGGTCAAGAAACTGACGTTCGATAATTTTATCGAGCATATCGTTCCGACCAGTTTTATTGACGCGATGGCCACCAATGAAATTCTCCAGATCGTTGTATTTAGTATCTTCTTCGGGATTGCGGTTGGGTCTGTAGGAGCACAGGGGAAAATTATTATTAAAGCCCTCGACGCCCTGTCGCATATTATGTTCAAAGTCACAAGTTATGTGATGTCCTTTGCGCCATTTGGCGTATTGGGGGCCATTGCGGCTGTGGTGGCCAAGCAGGGCCTGGGCATCCTGACGGGTTATGTCTATCTGATTTTATGCTTTTTCGGTGGTCTGGCGTTCTTCGTTTTTGTCGTATTGGCTGTGATTTGCCTGGTCGTCCGAATTCCCTACATCGCACTGCTGAAGGAAGTTCGTTCGGCTATCATTCTATCATTCAGCACCGCCAGTTCAGAAGCCTCCTTTCCGCAAACCATTGAAGCCCTGCGTCGATTTGGCTGTTCTGAGCGGATTATCTCATTCGTATTACCATTGGGCTATTCGTTCAATCTCGATGGATCGATGCTGTACATGACGTTTGCTACGGCCTTCATCGCCCAGGCATATCACGTGCCCCTTAGCCTGGAACAACAAATTACCATGATGTTAACGCTCATGATTACCTCTAAAGGTATTGCCGGAGTACCAAGGGCATCGTTGGTGGTTATTGCCGGTACGATGTCGTTGTTCAATCTTCCCATCGAAGGGCTGGCACTACTGCTGGGAATCGATCAGGTACTTGATATGGGACGTAGTGCAACCAGCGTAGCCGGAAATGCCGTAGCAACCTGTGTTATCTCAAAATGGGAGGGTGAGTTCAGGACGCAGCCTGTTGAGTCAGAAGAGATTACCGCTTAA
- a CDS encoding AMP-binding protein, protein MIVNPLLPDSWPTPGSAYEAETLKFCRAWLSGQTSFTLHTSGSTGTPKPITLTRAQMRASAHLTGQTLGLQLGDKALVCLNIRYVAGVMMLVRGLELGMIMTVLEPSGNPLAAFEPDQTHFDFTALVPLQLQTIIEATQRKLPILNDMKAILVGGAATSPILERALQAIDAPIFATYGMTETVSHVALRRLNGPMKSDLFTALEGVVLGTDERDCLHITAAATNFERIQTNDVVELLREVEPSQFRLLGRADTIMNTGGVKVQPEQVERVVQDTLALFGQSSVGQAEAIPRLIVAGLADERLGQRIAVILEQKSLSSDQFRAVQEAVRLQVGPYAVPKEQIAVSQFAETPTGKIDRNATIARIP, encoded by the coding sequence ATGATAGTAAATCCATTACTTCCTGATTCCTGGCCAACGCCCGGTTCGGCCTACGAAGCCGAAACGCTGAAATTTTGCCGGGCGTGGTTAAGTGGTCAAACGAGTTTTACTCTGCATACGTCCGGGTCAACGGGTACGCCTAAGCCAATTACGCTCACGCGGGCACAGATGCGGGCCAGTGCACACCTGACAGGCCAGACGCTTGGTCTGCAACTGGGCGATAAAGCATTGGTTTGTCTTAACATTCGTTATGTAGCAGGTGTAATGATGCTTGTTCGGGGACTGGAGTTGGGAATGATAATGACGGTACTCGAGCCATCGGGTAACCCATTGGCAGCTTTTGAACCTGATCAAACTCATTTTGATTTCACGGCACTTGTACCGTTACAACTGCAAACGATCATTGAGGCTACACAACGGAAATTGCCGATTCTGAACGACATGAAGGCTATTCTGGTGGGAGGAGCAGCTACCAGCCCTATTCTTGAACGGGCATTACAGGCAATCGATGCCCCTATTTTTGCGACCTATGGCATGACTGAAACAGTCTCACATGTTGCATTGCGTCGGCTGAACGGACCTATGAAAAGTGATCTTTTTACCGCACTGGAAGGAGTCGTACTAGGAACCGATGAGCGAGATTGCCTGCACATTACGGCGGCTGCCACCAATTTTGAGCGAATTCAAACGAACGACGTTGTTGAATTGCTACGTGAAGTAGAACCCAGCCAATTCAGGCTGTTGGGCCGGGCAGATACGATCATGAACACGGGTGGCGTAAAAGTTCAGCCAGAACAGGTCGAGCGAGTGGTGCAGGATACGCTGGCGTTGTTTGGTCAATCCAGTGTTGGGCAGGCTGAAGCGATACCCCGGTTGATTGTCGCTGGCCTGGCCGACGAACGGCTTGGTCAGCGGATCGCTGTTATTCTTGAACAAAAATCGCTGAGCAGTGACCAGTTCAGAGCCGTTCAGGAAGCCGTTCGACTTCAGGTGGGTCCATATGCAGTACCGAAAGAACAGATTGCCGTTAGTCAGTTTGCGGAAACACCTACTGGTAAAATTGACCGAAACGCCACAATCGCCCGAATCCCTTAA
- a CDS encoding BlaI/MecI/CopY family transcriptional regulator gives MKETNGDIPAEPTKSELEILQVLWQFGPSTVRFVNDKLNEEKRAVQYTSTLKLMQIMAEKGILKRDESSMKHVYSPVDEEKKTKDYLLKRYVDSMYNGSASNLVMQLLGNQKTSPEELQAIKDFLKNLDQR, from the coding sequence ATGAAAGAAACAAACGGAGATATTCCTGCTGAGCCAACTAAATCTGAACTCGAAATCCTTCAGGTTCTCTGGCAATTTGGGCCTTCTACGGTTCGGTTTGTGAATGATAAATTGAACGAGGAGAAACGGGCCGTACAGTATACCTCAACGCTGAAACTGATGCAGATCATGGCCGAAAAGGGCATACTGAAACGGGATGAAAGCAGTATGAAGCATGTCTACAGCCCGGTGGACGAAGAGAAGAAAACGAAAGATTATTTACTGAAACGGTATGTCGATTCGATGTATAACGGTTCGGCTTCCAATCTGGTGATGCAATTGTTGGGTAATCAAAAAACATCACCCGAAGAGCTACAGGCAATTAAGGATTTTCTGAAAAATCTGGATCAACGATAA
- a CDS encoding ABC transporter permease, giving the protein MNIIYLIIKREYLTRVRKRSFLVMTILGPLLIFGFYAIIGWAAVSSINQKKIAVVDESGRFAGKFKNDDETVYSYPKQSLGAAKKVFVKQGYDALVFIPKDVIEEPKTVKIFAEKSVSMALQSNIERAISKEIENIKLSQAGITQKVIQDAKVNVDAQTISLSDGGERSSNAIAMTIIGYFCAFMIYISVFIYGTQVMRGVMEEKTSRIVEVIISSVKPFQLMLGKILGVALVGLTQFMLWILLTVGLFTVGGALVGDKADRGRQAMQSSGAMAPSATAVDAGKGSVVTSVFHAVETLNIPLIVGCFLFYFLGGYLLYSALFGAVGAAVDNETETQQFMFPITLPIIGAIAVAQFVIRDPDGALAFWTSIIPFTSPVVMMVRIPFGVPAWELILSMILLILGFMGTTWLAARIYRVGILMYGKKVTYKELSKWVFYKA; this is encoded by the coding sequence ATGAATATCATTTACTTGATTATCAAACGCGAATACCTGACACGGGTTCGTAAGCGGTCGTTTCTGGTGATGACGATTCTGGGGCCACTGCTGATTTTTGGTTTCTATGCCATTATTGGCTGGGCGGCAGTCAGTTCGATCAACCAAAAGAAAATTGCCGTTGTCGATGAGAGCGGCCGATTTGCTGGTAAGTTCAAAAATGACGACGAGACAGTTTATTCGTACCCGAAGCAATCGCTGGGGGCGGCTAAAAAAGTCTTTGTCAAACAGGGGTATGACGCGCTGGTTTTCATTCCTAAAGACGTGATCGAAGAGCCCAAAACAGTAAAGATTTTTGCAGAGAAAAGCGTAAGTATGGCATTGCAAAGCAACATTGAGCGGGCAATATCCAAAGAGATAGAGAACATCAAACTGAGTCAGGCTGGCATTACCCAGAAAGTGATTCAGGATGCCAAAGTAAACGTAGATGCGCAGACCATCAGTTTGAGCGATGGTGGTGAACGGAGCAGCAATGCAATCGCCATGACGATCATTGGCTATTTCTGCGCCTTTATGATCTATATATCGGTGTTCATTTATGGAACGCAGGTGATGCGCGGTGTCATGGAAGAGAAAACCAGCCGTATCGTCGAAGTGATCATCTCATCGGTGAAGCCGTTTCAGCTAATGCTCGGGAAAATACTGGGCGTCGCCCTGGTAGGGTTGACTCAGTTTATGCTTTGGATTCTGTTAACCGTTGGCCTCTTTACGGTAGGAGGAGCTTTGGTGGGCGACAAAGCCGATCGGGGGCGGCAGGCCATGCAGTCATCGGGAGCAATGGCCCCCTCCGCTACGGCCGTTGATGCCGGGAAGGGAAGTGTCGTAACCAGTGTATTTCATGCGGTTGAAACCCTCAATATACCCCTGATCGTTGGTTGCTTTTTGTTCTATTTTCTGGGTGGATATCTGCTCTATAGTGCCCTTTTTGGTGCAGTCGGAGCCGCCGTCGACAACGAGACCGAAACCCAGCAGTTTATGTTTCCCATTACCCTGCCGATTATTGGGGCCATAGCTGTAGCCCAGTTTGTGATTCGCGACCCCGATGGTGCGCTGGCTTTCTGGACATCGATTATTCCGTTTACCTCGCCCGTTGTCATGATGGTTCGGATTCCATTTGGAGTGCCCGCCTGGGAGTTAATTCTGTCCATGATTTTATTGATCCTGGGTTTTATGGGTACAACGTGGCTGGCTGCCCGTATTTATCGGGTCGGCATCCTGATGTACGGTAAAAAAGTGACCTATAAAGAGTTATCGAAGTGGGTGTTTTATAAAGCATAA
- a CDS encoding ABC transporter ATP-binding protein has translation MLSVSNLTKAYNGHIVLTVPELDLSPGIHYFRGGNGSGKTTFFRTVAGLLPFSGTITLNSQYEISRDPVAYRMRVNYAEAEPLYPDFLTARDLAGFVAQAKQSPAGQVEMLAEMLGVNKFWKQTTETFSSGMLKKLSLLLALLGKPALVLLDEPLTTLDVATAATLFDFIRQLTTSQNVSFLLTSHQDVSLTGLSISKVWQVGDGVIVPAT, from the coding sequence TTGCTTTCCGTTTCTAACCTCACCAAAGCCTACAACGGGCATATTGTTCTGACTGTCCCTGAATTAGATCTGTCACCCGGTATTCATTATTTCCGGGGTGGAAATGGTTCGGGCAAAACCACATTCTTTCGAACGGTAGCCGGATTATTGCCTTTTTCCGGAACGATTACGCTCAATAGCCAGTACGAAATCAGTCGTGATCCGGTAGCGTATCGGATGCGGGTGAATTATGCCGAAGCCGAACCACTGTATCCTGACTTTCTGACGGCTCGTGATCTGGCTGGATTTGTTGCACAGGCAAAGCAGTCGCCTGCCGGGCAAGTGGAAATGCTGGCCGAAATGCTGGGTGTAAACAAATTCTGGAAGCAGACGACTGAGACTTTTTCGAGCGGGATGCTTAAAAAGCTGTCGTTACTGTTGGCCTTGCTGGGCAAACCTGCCCTCGTTTTACTGGACGAACCACTGACGACTCTCGATGTAGCTACGGCGGCTACTTTATTTGATTTTATCCGGCAACTCACGACCAGTCAAAACGTTTCGTTCCTGCTCACCTCACATCAGGACGTTAGCCTGACGGGATTATCGATCTCGAAGGTCTGGCAAGTGGGCGATGGTGTTATTGTTCCGGCTACCTGA
- the menB gene encoding 1,4-dihydroxy-2-naphthoyl-CoA synthase, whose translation MQSNYPWEPIKEYQEILFSYYDGIAKISINRPHKRNAFTPLTVKEMSEAMELARQDERVGVVILTGEGGEAFCSGGDQSIRGHGGYVGEDQVPRLNVLDLQMQIRRIPKPVVAMVAGYAIGGGHVLHVICDLSIAADNARFGQTGPKVGSFDGGFGASYLARVVGQKKAREIWFLCDQYDAQEALDMGLVNKVVPLDQLEETTIAWCRKMLEKSPIALRMLKASFNAELDGQAGIQQLAGDATLLYYLSEEAKEGKDAFLEKRKPDFSKFPKFP comes from the coding sequence ATGCAAAGTAACTACCCCTGGGAACCGATTAAAGAATATCAGGAAATCCTATTCAGCTATTACGATGGCATTGCCAAAATCAGTATCAACCGACCACACAAACGTAATGCGTTTACCCCACTGACCGTCAAAGAGATGTCGGAAGCCATGGAACTGGCTCGCCAGGACGAACGAGTTGGTGTCGTTATCCTGACCGGTGAAGGTGGCGAAGCATTCTGTAGTGGTGGTGATCAATCCATACGTGGTCATGGGGGCTATGTGGGTGAAGATCAGGTTCCCCGTTTGAACGTACTGGATTTACAAATGCAGATTCGTCGGATTCCGAAGCCGGTTGTGGCTATGGTTGCCGGGTATGCCATCGGTGGTGGTCATGTGCTGCACGTTATCTGCGACCTGAGTATTGCTGCCGACAACGCCCGTTTCGGCCAAACCGGCCCTAAAGTGGGTAGTTTCGACGGCGGGTTTGGTGCTTCTTATCTGGCTCGCGTTGTTGGTCAGAAAAAAGCCCGCGAAATCTGGTTTTTATGCGACCAGTACGATGCGCAGGAAGCACTGGACATGGGGCTGGTAAACAAAGTAGTGCCGCTCGATCAACTGGAAGAAACAACAATTGCCTGGTGCCGGAAAATGCTGGAGAAAAGCCCAATTGCTCTCCGAATGCTCAAAGCTTCGTTCAACGCTGAACTCGACGGACAGGCTGGTATTCAGCAATTGGCTGGCGACGCGACACTCTTATATTATCTGTCGGAGGAAGCCAAAGAAGGAAAAGACGCCTTCCTTGAAAAACGGAAACCTGATTTCAGCAAGTTTCCGAAGTTTCCGTAA
- a CDS encoding RDD family protein, whose product MQSAYTPVTTYVKATPLQRFIAAFIDGIIGNIPVWLFFTVSYNLAMIGYVIAIGYLLTKDALPATAGFLGGQSIGKKLMGIKVIKEDTGASLVGDYGTAITRQVSLLIPFFNLVDALMVFGDEGKRFGDKWAKTIVVKA is encoded by the coding sequence GTGCAATCTGCTTACACCCCCGTCACAACTTACGTTAAAGCAACTCCGCTACAACGTTTCATCGCTGCATTTATTGACGGTATAATCGGGAATATACCTGTCTGGCTGTTTTTTACGGTATCCTATAATTTAGCCATGATTGGGTATGTTATCGCCATTGGCTACCTGCTCACAAAAGACGCGTTACCTGCTACAGCAGGCTTTTTAGGAGGCCAGAGTATTGGCAAAAAACTAATGGGTATTAAGGTGATCAAAGAAGATACAGGCGCCAGTCTGGTTGGTGATTATGGCACGGCCATCACCAGGCAGGTATCGCTGTTGATCCCATTTTTTAATCTGGTAGACGCACTGATGGTATTTGGTGATGAAGGCAAACGGTTTGGTGACAAATGGGCTAAAACTATTGTAGTAAAGGCTTAA
- the bla gene encoding class A beta-lactamase: protein MIRHFLLPIVLLFSNPLLAQQKVTQSSNRGSVASLHNQIEQIAGAAQGRVGVAAMLLETGESVALLGDQRFPMQSVYKMPIGMAVLHLVDQGKVTLDQKVRVETIEYVSKRQHSPMRDQFPKGTDISVAELLRYSVSESDGSASDVLMRLAGGPKPIMAYFKSLGIKDIIIANTEKEIGGDNAVQYRNWAKPTEVVALLRLFQQGRGLSNSSRALLLRLMTETETGLHRLKGQLPAGTVVAHKTGTSWTVDGITAATNDVGLITLPTGQHIALAVFVSDSKADEKTREAVIAQIALATWNFWKK, encoded by the coding sequence ATGATCAGGCATTTTCTGCTTCCAATTGTTCTACTCTTTTCTAATCCACTATTAGCCCAACAAAAGGTAACTCAGTCATCCAATCGAGGATCAGTGGCCAGTCTTCACAACCAGATTGAGCAAATCGCTGGTGCCGCTCAGGGCCGGGTTGGCGTTGCGGCAATGCTGCTTGAAACCGGCGAATCGGTAGCCCTTTTGGGAGACCAGCGGTTTCCGATGCAAAGTGTTTACAAAATGCCGATAGGCATGGCCGTGTTGCATCTGGTTGATCAGGGTAAGGTAACACTTGATCAGAAGGTACGTGTCGAGACGATTGAGTATGTCTCCAAACGGCAGCACAGCCCAATGCGCGACCAGTTTCCGAAAGGCACCGACATAAGTGTAGCTGAGTTGTTACGCTACTCGGTTTCTGAAAGCGACGGTTCAGCCAGTGACGTTCTCATGCGTCTGGCCGGTGGGCCAAAACCGATCATGGCTTATTTTAAAAGTCTGGGCATTAAAGACATCATTATCGCAAACACGGAGAAAGAAATCGGTGGAGACAATGCGGTGCAATATCGCAACTGGGCAAAACCAACAGAGGTGGTAGCGTTGTTACGTCTTTTTCAGCAAGGGCGCGGATTGTCTAATTCCAGCCGGGCTTTATTGTTACGCCTGATGACGGAAACAGAAACCGGTCTACATCGGCTGAAAGGCCAATTACCAGCCGGTACCGTGGTAGCCCATAAAACCGGAACTTCCTGGACAGTAGACGGCATAACCGCAGCAACCAACGATGTAGGTCTGATTACCCTCCCGACTGGCCAACACATAGCCCTCGCCGTATTTGTTTCGGATTCAAAAGCGGACGAAAAAACGCGTGAGGCAGTGATTGCTCAAATTGCTCTGGCAACCTGGAATTTCTGGAAAAAGTAA